Genomic window (Eriocheir sinensis breed Jianghai 21 chromosome 57, ASM2467909v1, whole genome shotgun sequence):
agcagcagcggcagcaggggCAGTGCGTACAGGAACACCCGTGGCTGCTGCAGGATTGGCAACgctgcaggagggagggagggagagaaagggagtgtgaGGGTGTGAGCTGCTGTTAGTTTATTTTTGTtacatgagcacacacacacacacacacacacacacacacacacacacacacatacatacacacagtcacATACACAAAGAAAACATACAAAAGAAGCAGACACACAATaaataacacacacgcacacacacacacacaaaaacagatacACCAACACCTGAAATGACCTAAGAATCGATATAATTCAAGCCAAAACTATCCATCACTTCAAAACTAAACTTCCAACACTGAGATTTGGAGACATGACCCCATAAATATACCAAAGGCCCTAAATATCACAacttggtaaacacacacacacaaacagatacacCAACACCTGAAATAACCTAAAAATCGATATAATTCAAGCCAAAACTATCCATCAATTCAAAACTAAACTTCCTACACTGAGATTTGGAGACATGACCCCAGGAGTATACCAAAGGCCCTaaatatcacaactaggtaaacacacacacagacacatagggctgtattttaagacaccatcgcttctcacatgaactatttctaaaggtcaaagaggggatcaatcgggttttcatgagtgttttttaaggttcatgacacagaagaagggtcacactaccaccagggtcataaaactacccctggaaaggcctacagctcctacgaaagccatgtcaaatatgtgaacttgggcgacgaaatgttttaaaatacgacccctaaCCCCTACACACACTCACCACTGTAGCCGAGGAAGGTGATGTAGATGTAGTAGCCAATCGCAAACACCCACAGGAGGTTACCAAAGAGGCGTGACACGAACCAGTCCTGGCTGATGAACactgcgagggagggagagaacagtaTCAGTAATGGGAGATAGATGAAAAGGATAAATGGGAGGATAaaggataaatgaaaggaagaaagaaaaggaggtgaataAGAGGCACAAAAGAAGAAGCAACAGTGATGTGTAAAAACCTGAAGAGATGATGATAGAAGGAAATACCGCAAGGGACAAAACAGGATCAGATATGGAGGAtaaaggacggaaaggaagaaaggaaaggaggtgaatgagaggcagaaaagaagaagcaacagTGATGTGTAAAAACCTGAAGAGATGATGATAGAAGGAAATACCGCAAGGGACAAAACAGGATCAGATATGGAGGAtaaaggacggaaaggaagaaaggaaaggaggtgaatgaGAAGcaaagaagcaggagaaagaaaagcaatgTGAAAGAATCTGAGAAGAGGGTGGTAAAGAGGGAAATGAGATGGCTAAGGAAGGGTGTGAAGAAGATGGTAATggcgaggaagaaaaatgagaaaagaaaacaaagataaatgtGACCAGGCAGAGAACAAGCTgacaataaagaagagaataaagaatgacAAAGAAGGCACAAAATAACACTCACAGTGGTAAAGAAAGAAGctgaaagaaggatgagaagtaaagaaagaatgaaagaaataactaagACTGTGAAAGGAAGAgcacaagatgatgatgaagaagagaataaagactgacaaagaagacaaagagggcaCAAAATAACACTCACCGTGGTAAAGAAAGATGctgaaagaaggatgagaagtagaggaaagaaagaaagaaagaactaagacattgaaaggaagagaacaagatgatgatgatgaagagaatgaagaatgagaaaataaaataaacacacattAGACAGAACAGATGGAAGAGTAGAAAAGTAGCAGcgtagagaagaaaaagtgaaatgattaacccggtagcagcgacgggccaaatttgtggctttactgtgtagcagcgacaggccaaatttgtggctttaccgtgtagcagcgacgggccaaatttgtggctttaccgtgtagcaacgacgggccaaatttgtggctttaccgtgtagcagcgacgggccaaatttgtggctttaccgtgtagcagcaacgggccaaatttgtggctttaccgtgtagcagtgacaggccaaatttgtggctttaccatgtagcagcgacgggctaaatgtgtggctttaccgtgtagcagcgacaggccaaatttgtggctttaccgtgtagcagcgacgggccaaatttgtgccatgatataaagcccccaaaatagatgctacataatctgatcacaaatgctttgatatatattatgaaacggtttgtgtgaggggtgatttttctcatttttctcgcttggagggaccattaagaaacatgatccctgctgctaccggatTAAACAAGGCAGAGATgacaatgaagaagagaataaagaataagaagaggagaaagacacaaAATAATACTCACTGTGGTAGAATGTAGAGTAGAGAGCAGAGCAGAGAAAACAGGAGGTGCCTAAGAAATAAAAACTCAAGGATGACAGATAAGAAAAGACGATGGAAAAAGACGCAAAATCGCACTCACCGTGGTAGAGGAAGAGCtggaagaagtggaggatgaggagtggagggaagaaggcgTTGAGGTGGACGTCGAAAGCGTACCCCCACTCTACATCCTGGTCCCGGCAGGTGGGTTTGATGAGGCGACGGTTGGTGAACAGCCTgcacaggggagggaggggagcgactgactggctgactgagtgactgttTCTTtggatgactgattgactggttgaatgattgagtgactgactgaatgattgacagactgaatgactaattgattggctgactgactgactgactgtttggatgattgattgactggttgaatgattgaatgactgactgaatgattgacagACTGAATGACTAATTGATTGcctgagtgagtgactgattgtttggatgactgattgactgcctgactgattgaatgactgactaaatgattgaCAGACTGAATGACTAATTATTTGGCTAACTTACTGATTcattgattgactgagtgactgactggttgaatgattgagtgactgactgaatgattgacagAATGAATGACTAATTATTTGGCTAACTTACTGATTcattgattgactgagtgactgactggctgactgattgaatgactgactgaatgattgacagactgaatgactaactgattggctgacttACTGATTcattgattgactgagtgactacttgactgattgagtgactgaccgACTGGCTAATTGAATGactaattggctgactgactgattgagtggtggctgactggctgacttgaaTGATTGGCTGCCTGGTTAATTGAATGACTgattgaatggctgactgactgattgactgagattGATTGACTgtctaactggctgactgactgaataaatgaatgattgactgattggatgACTAACTgcttaactgattgactgacctaATGACTGCAATCAATTTTACTAAGTTTTATACTCACAcaatttaaaaagaaaacaacacaaatatATGAATACTTATTTCAAATGTggattatgacacacacacacacacacacacacacacacgaataagttaaggaagaagaagaaaaagaaaaaggaagaggaggaggagctaggaacaggagacagagaaaaaaaaagtgcaagataatacaaagaggaacagaaagaaagtgaaaaaaacaacaacaaaaaaataacaacagcaaaacgACACACCACTGTTGCCACTTCAGGTGAAAGaaataaaatcaaaataaaataaaataaataaataatctagTAGCCAAACCAAagtaacaacaaacaaaaaccaAGACCAAAACAAGGCATAATTGACGCCATTAAttattcaaagagagagagagagagagagagagagagagagagagagagagagagagagagagagagagagagatgcaatttGTACACAGAAGACCATCAATAATATATAATGATGGAatattacaggaggaggaggaggagatggaggaggaagaggaggtagaagaaacaggaggagaagcataagtagaaaaagaagtagaagaaaaagaagtatgaacaaaataaaagggtttaatgaaataatgaagaaaagataaaacaagaaacatgagaaaaaatgaaaccaagaaaaaaatattaggaaagaaagcaaaggcaaaatacaaaaagaaaataacaaagaagaagaagaaaggaaggaaaaataaaagaataacaaaataaaagccCAGAAAAAATTACAAAGGGAAGCATAACAGAtacaaacgaagaagaaaaagaagaagaaaggaaggaaaaataaaaaaaataagtcccCCTCAAAATTACAAAAGAAAGCATAACATAtacaaacgaagaagaaaaaagaagaagaaaaaaaaaaagtccccctCAAAATTACAAAAGAAAGCATAACATAtacaaacgaaaaagaaaaagaagaaaaagaagaaaggaaaaataaaataaaaaataagcccCCCACAAAATTACAAAAGAAAGCATAACATAtacaaacgaagaagaagaagaagaagaagaagaaaaagaagaaaggaaaaataaaataaaaaataagcccCCCACAAAATTACCAAAGAAAGCATAACATATTAtacaaacgaagaagaagaagaagaagaagagcacacTATTATTGATAAAAACTACAtacagaaggaataggagaaaataagTAAACACAAACAAATTATCTCTCTATTGATCAATCTATCTAATATTAACCTATCCATTTaaactaccctctctctctctttctttctctcttcccccccttacCACAGCAGTGttgccaccaccacgcccacagcCAGGGTGTCGACGCAGACGGTGTAggcgaggaaggtgaggaagctGGCAATACTGAGCCGCAGCACCAGCGCGAAGCCCACCGAAGTCACTGCCGAGGGAAGGATACGAACACAGTGTTATTATTTGTTATAGTGATATTATTAAGTTGCGATGCCTTGGTTgttgtttgtagtggtggtggttttggtggtagtagtcatagtagtagtagtagggggggggaagaggaggaggaggtggagaaggaccaGTAAATCTTCCCTTTACGTTATATTTTTGATGAGCGCATGCAGGTTACACAAagattttctgtgtgtgtgtgtgtgtgtgtgtgtgtgtgtgtgtgtgtcagcgatgATAAATACTTTCATGTCAGGGAAATGGCTaatgcatggaggaggagggggagaaaaaggatatAAATTCCAGgaacatgaataaaaaaataggttggtaggaaaaaggaggaaaggataggaggaagggaatgggaagaagatataagagaatgagaaggatgagagagagagagagagagagagagagagagagagagagagagagagagagagaagtaaagagggggaggaagaggacattgaggaaggagctgaagggaaggaaagggaggaagagggaaacaaaacccatctatctctttctccctttagtaaatctccatttctctttatttgctttttatttcacttatcctctcatttctttattttctcaataTATTTtagtacttcacacacacacacacacacacaccttccgttgttgcattttttttttttattctactcgTCTCATTCACCTTTCGTATTCATTTCTTGAgttcccttccttcgtttataATATTAGGGG
Coding sequences:
- the LOC126984683 gene encoding protein unc-50 homolog isoform X2, with the protein product MTAAAKRYKYLRRLLKFRQMDFEFAAWQMVYLFIAPQKVYRNFQYRKQTKAQFARDDPAFVVLLCMWLCVTSVGFALVLRLSIASFLTFLAYTVCVDTLAVGVVVATLLWLFTNRRLIKPTCRDQDVEWGYAFDVHLNAFFPPLLILHFFQLFLYHVFISQDWFVSRLFGNLLWVFAIGYYIYITFLGYSALPILQQPRVFLYALPLLPLLLAVTLLMRVNLCTVLMDFYHYRVL